The Pan paniscus chromosome 15, NHGRI_mPanPan1-v2.0_pri, whole genome shotgun sequence genome includes a window with the following:
- the LOC100967948 gene encoding large ribosomal subunit protein eL36-like, with protein sequence MALRYLMAVGLNKGHKVTKNVSKPRHSRRRRRLSKRTKFVRDMIREVCGFASYELRAMESLKVSKEKRALKFIKKKVGTHIRAKRKREELSKVLAAMRKAAAKKD encoded by the coding sequence ATGGCTCTGCGCTACCTTATGGCCGTGGGCCTCAACAAGGGCCACAAGGTGACCAAGAACGTGAGCAAGCCCAGGCACAGCCGCCGCCGCAGGCGTCTGAGCAAACGCACCAAGTTTGTGCGGGACATGATCCGGGAGGTGTGTGGCTTCGCTTCGTACGAGCTGCGCGCCATGGAGTCACTGAAGGTCTCCAAGGAGAAACGGGCCCTCAAGTTCATCAAGAAAAAGGTGGGGACGCACATCCGTGCCAAGAGGAAGCGGGAGGAGCTGAGCAAGGTACTGGCTGCCATGAGGAAAGCCGCTGCCAAGAAAGACTga